DNA from Salvelinus sp. IW2-2015 unplaced genomic scaffold, ASM291031v2 Un_scaffold7569, whole genome shotgun sequence:
tgacagagcttgaataattttttcatTAATAAgtaggcaaatattgtacaatgcaggtgtgcaaagctcttaagagacttacagAGAAAGACTCACAGCCAACGGTGTTtaacgtattgactcagggttgaatacttatctaatcaatgatatattagtgtttttatagtcaatattatatttatttttttaaatcttccactttgaacgagtattgtgtagattgttgaataaaaaaaataagacatcattttaatcccactttggtAACAACAAATGTGagaaagtcaagggtgtgaatacactTCTGAAGGCACGTGGTATAcccatttagcagaagctttttAACCAAAAGGCGACTTGAACAGTCATGcatgatacattttacatacggaTGGACCCGGGAATCGACCCACTGTCCTGGCTTGCAAAAACGCCACGGTCTAACAACTAGCTTACAGCTACCATCAATCAAGAAATTATTTCCAATGATGCATGTCCCAACATAAACTTACTAATACCCTTCCTGCATCCACTGCCGGAGTGTCTATCCCAGGCTGCCCTTAAGATGGATTCCCCTAGAAATAACTGACACAAGATACTAGCATAGTGGTCAGTGGCCAAAACACAACAAATGGACAATAAACGGCCTTTGTCCAGACAGCAGAGCCTACCGGAGGCAGCCAGTGGCATTGTAAAGGTTGTCAATTGGGTCAGCCAGCATGCCCATCTTGGGGTTCTCCCCCTCAGACAGGCCTGAGCAGGGCACCAGCACAAGACGTGGTCAGGATCTTCCGGGGCTCTTTGGAGATGATGTCCTTCATGTCAGGTCATGGGAGGATAGGTTCCACAACAGGCCCTGTGAGACATGTTTATTGTCTTAGGTTACTACTGTGGTCATTTACCATTTTACCAATGTAAGTTCATGTCAATTCACATATCCAAAGCGTCTCAAAGAATGAAGGAGTGCTGTCTaggatcagcccccccccccccccccctccccattacAGTGTATTTAAAAGGCTAAActgtgatcctagatcagctctgTCCTGCTCTGACCTTGTGTGATACGTTGCTCCTTGCGTCATTATAAAGTTCCTACCGACAATTTTCTTTCAGATCTACACCGTCAGATTCACTCTGCGATGCTAAACTACAAGCCAGTGAGAGGACTGACGCGTCGCGGGCTGCGCTTGGCCGCTCGAAGGCCGTTTTCAGATGGATCCGCGAGCAGATAGAGCAGAGCAGTGTAGGGGCGGCAACGCCCTCGTTAGTCCTTCACCTCGCATCTTGTTCCAGCTGCTCTCGAAGACGACCAGTTTCGTGAGCGCCCCGCCGCTATGCGGCTCCAGCTCCTCGCTGTCGCTCTGCAGCAGTTTGATCAGCCTGGGTATACCGTGGAGGTAGAACACCtggggacagacaggcagagatcTTCATCAACCCTTGTTTCCTATGAAGAGTGAGCTCAACATGAATTTCTCATGCGAATCACCCACATAATCTCAATATAAATTGAAGGGAAAATACCCCTACCAATCCAATTATTTGAAAATGGCACATACTGTATAGTCAACATCAGCTGTATTGTAGGCCTGCAGCCTGGAAGCCTTTAACCTTAATTGAGCGGCCAAGTCAACAGTAGTAGAGATGGGCCCCAGCTCACCATCTTCTTAGCATCAGCGCTGTTGAAACATTGGTTTTGAATAAAGCTGGCAGCAGTGATCTGCATCTCCTCATTCTCTTGGCCCAGCAGGTTCACTGCCCTCTCCAATGTCAGCTCAGGCACCTTGCTCTCTGGCTTCCTTTGTATGGGAGAGAGCATTGAAGAGGAACTTCCAGTCAATGACACATTCACTCACTTTATCAATCCCAAAGGCTGATTCATCCAATTTCTCATCCTCACAACGCTTTCCATTGTATTCATTTATATACACCCATTACAAAATCTAGGTAAATCATTGATCTGAAACAACAGATAAGCAACTGAACCACCGATAATGCTCTGTAAGACCCTTTTACAATAGCTTTAGTGCCAGCCTAGATAAGCCAccaaagtctggaaccaacaggatcctAAAAggccataaaactgctaaatagctagttacatagttaaccaaatagctacctagactgcattgaccctttttgctgCTGTTGATCtatcctagtcactttattcctagttatacagtatgtacatctctacctcaattacctcgtaccgcTGCAAATCAATTCGGTACGGGTacctcgtgtatatagccaaTTTATCCTtactcattgtgcatttattattactattctattatttctctattttctttctctctgcattgttgggaagagcctgtaagtaagcatttcactgttagtctacgaagcatgtgacaaataacatttgatttgagttgttgAGAACTAAATTAATTGCCAGATGTAATCAACTACAGGTTTGTGTAGAACACATAAGCCGTCTTACAGCGCAGTGACGTCATTCACGTCTGTCTGCTGGATCTCTGGCTCCACCGCCTCCCTCTTCTGGCCCATGTCCACCTCCATGCTGACCAGCGAGGTTGGGTACGAGGGAGGCCATTTGGCTCCCACATGCTTCTGGCTCTCCCTCCCCACCTGGCCCAGCCAGGCCAGGCCCTCTGCTCTCTGGGTAGCATTGAATGACCCGTAGCCTGTTTGTCTCCTCGCCCCCCTATGAACCTCCATCAGGTAGGGGCTGTTGTCGGTGCGAATCGCAGGGCTGCTGCACAGGAATGAGTGGTCTGCAGAGAGGGGCTGAGGACCTCGAGTCTGTCTGAGGGACTGGCCCCAGTGGTAGTTGCCGCCGTTAGCCATGGCGTGCGTCCTTGTGCTACGGGCCACTTCCGAATGGGCATAACGTCGCATCAAGTCTGTCCCATACGACCGCTCCACTGAAGGGTAGGGGGATAATCTAAAAGGGAGGATGGATTTGGGGAGAGAGATCTTGGGGATCTGAACCCAAAGGGGGAAAATTTCACGAAGGGCTTGGCCCACCCCAGCTGGCCGGGACAAGGGGACTTTTTACTATTTGATAGAATCCACAAATCTATGTTTGCAAGCTGCATCTAAGTCTCCACCCCCTAAGGGTCAGGTGCACCTAGTGTGGTTGAAACAGTAAAGGACAGAGATCAACAAAAATGACGGAACGGAAGACAGGGTGGTGAGGCAGGGCCGGCTTCTCATGTCCGAATGCTGTAATTTTTATCTAAACGCATCTAGGTGTACGCCGATCCCCAGCTAAGTAACTCCATGCACATGGCAGCCAGATGTGTAGAACCTGACGCGCCACATTATGTTGTTTTAGTGTCTCGCAGTACTCTGCTCATGCAAttggtatgttgtgtagtaactgCATGCTTACCCCCTTTGATATTTCAGTGCGTTCCTTGCCTCTGCGGATGACACAATCATGCTCTACTACCGAGGAAAATAAACTACAACAAGCACCGCGAGAAGACAGCTGGGTGGTACACTGGATTCAGACGGCGAGCCGGGGACAGGGATACAACTTCAGTATACCATAATCGCTTCTAAGAGAAATAATGGCAGGGTCTTAACCAATACGGGGCTACTACTTATTCCATACACTGGAACTGGCTTCATAGGCGCGTAAACAAAGCACAACGTCCCAACATTTATCGGAAACTGTTAAACTACCTGGGTTCACTACCCTCCTGCTCTCTCGGGGATGATGCAACCTGCAATAATCACTCGGGTGCCCAGTACCTTTCACCTGGGAGCCAGACGGCGAGTACGACCGGAGTGGAGAGCGGTGGTGCCAGCTCCAGATCCACTGGCGTATATCTCTTGTGGCCTACGGGCCGTCTGAGGTGAGTGTAAAGAGGTAGAGGTTAGAGGTACTATGGGTGCTTGATTGTGTTTTCCTTTCATCGGACTCCAGCCGGCTCCAGGATAGATTTTGGACTCTTATCGTTAAACATAACTCAGAGTCCGCTAGATAAAAGATCTTCATGCGGATCCCTGGACCATCTTTGCTTCTGTCGGTCACGTCAGAAACCAGCTGATTTTTCTGCCGGCTGGTTGGGTCGCCTGGAGGGCTTTTTGTGCCCCAAACCTCCTCGGTTCTTCAGCCTACTCAATACCCAAAGGCGGCGCGCGGCCAAACTCTGACGCCTATACTCCTACTTCATAAAAAGCTACTTGTGACATATTTAGTCTTGCGGAGCGGTCCCATGTTGCAGGCGGGAGGGATTTTGTTAATGCTGTGTGCTACCCGGCTGTTTGCGGGCCGTTAATCACAAACGAAACAGCGATGAATCCGGGTGATTCGGTCTCCTTAGTATTTCCTCAGGCGCGTCAGTAAGACCAAGTACAGATATTTAACTTTTTTCAGAGTGTGGGTCACACCTTTATCTCTCAATGCGTAGTGGTTGGCTATCTCTGGGATTCCGACTTTTGAGTACAGAgcgcttttctttttttctaatgTTCTTTCTGGGTGTGGGTTGCTCCTGTGTTTCCGTCTAAGCCTCCACGTAGATTCTATAGCCAAGGGACTCACTTTTTACGGCGTGGACAGCTTGTATTTCATTCGTTTATGTGCTGCTTCATTCCTAGTTTCTGAGAGAGCTTGATGCTCCTAATAGTTCAACATCTATTAGTTTTGACCAGACTCTCAAGCATCCTGACTCTTTCTTGATACTCGGAGCTATGGCTCCATAAAAGACCTCTCAAACATCCATGCTGCTCGCTTGGCTAGAGTCTCGCATTTGTTCGTTCGTGGCTACAATGTTTCAGCGGGCAAGTTGGGCTGGCCATGGATCTTGATGCATAGAGGCAAGAGGGGAGGTGGTGGCATAGATATGGTTCTCAGGTACTGAGATGCACATCCATCATGTTTTCCCGTTATTGTTTAAATCACACTTGAGTGCGTCGTTGGTGACCCAAATAGTCCTAACGTGGGAACCTGCTTGCGATAGTGAATTGAATGCAATTGGTATCAATGAAAACCCTGCTATACGTTACACAGCTACCGGCAATGCCATAGGAGTCTCGGCTATTTTGCTCATCTCCGCCCTCCCAAATGTCGTTTTGCTTACTTCCTGCTACTATTGTTGGGATATTGGTAATAGTAAAGCTGCGGCTTTGCCCACGGCACCCCCACTTCACAAAGCTGTGTTTTGTTTGTGATCAGCTTTATTTTCCATACCAGCATCGCTCGTTAGTGGATGCTGATTTTGGAAGGGAGTATGGCTCATCGTCTGGAGCGGGGCCGCGAGAATTTTTCTGTAACATTAACACTCTTGAAAGACAGCCCTGTTGTATGTTGGGGGAATTAGCCCTCAACCGGATGCACTGAGACCTTTTGTTTGGACTCTTACTATCCAGGCTAGGTTTGCTGCAGAATGGGGCCTAACCAGGGTGACTTTGTTGCTCTAAAACCACGTCGATGCACTTTGAATTTGTTGGGGTTGTGTGTTTTCCAGTAATAATTCTCCTAGTAAGTAGAGTTGTTCGATTTAAATCCATCTAACTATGGTTTCCAGCGTCGACCTGCTGGCGCCCAGCCTGGTGGTGGTCTAGTTATGTATCATTAATCTGACACGCTGGGTCTGAGCGATGAGAGCTGGTCTAAGAGCAGGTTTCAGCAGAAGGCAGCGGAATGTGCTACCGTTGTCGTTTTGATTCGGAATCTGTAGTAGAGAGCAGGCGGACGGTGATCATACTTATTGAGGGTAATACCGCTGGGGGGTGTGAGCAGTGATTAAAGATTTAGCGCTTTCGTGATAAAGGTTCTCGGTGTCACATTAAGCGGATAATTAACTGGAAATGATCTCTCCTGTCGCTATATACGAACGTGGTAGTGGATAGTCTCCTGCTGTTTTCTCTCTATCATCTATATCTCTGGGTCTTCTCCTAGATACAAATATATAGGTTTCTATAGACAAATCGAAATTATCCTCAAACTCTGGCCAAAACGAGCCATCCTTCTTGCGGGTCCTTGTCTAACATGTGAGTAAACTGAAGTTGATTGAAGGCGATACCGAGGATTCTGGAAAGAGCTTCTATGAGAAGTGAATGTCTGTATGAGATCTTATAAATCCTTAGAGGTATTTCCGACAGACACAGTCTAGGCCCCctttttactccatgtgtttTTCGGTCTAATCATTAAGTTTGTGATGAACGAAATATGACATGGGGTGGCAGTTTGTGCCAGGGCATAACTTTTTTCATTACATAATTGGTGAGCAAAGGGAAAGTTCTAAATTTGATATGGGAGAATCTCAAAAGATTAACGAGGGAAAGATCATAGTAACCGACTGCCAAAAAAGAAACCAGAAATCATGGTGAAATAACACTTCTAACAGCAGGATggcagtcgaaatagcaatagccttcaattcctactttattgatCTGTCCAGGGTACTGACACATGAACCTCCCCTGGTTTCTTGGCTCCAGTGCTTAGTGAATTGATCACtccaacctgtcttcatcatagggaggtttctgagtcaggTGAACAAGAGgttgattagctcactaaagaactctaaagccaagaTGATTGTGTTTGGGATGGACTCTAGCCTTTCTTAAAAACTCAAAGTccctcattggccccattactaaaggtcaccaacacatcatATTGGTTCTTCGGTGTGTTtcaagggtatggaagtcggcgCATAATAAACGGCCATCTTCAAATCAGGCGACctctgctgacgtgagtaactaagGCCCACTTAGTATACTcacctgtggtgtcaaaggttgcTGAAATAGTGTGtaagcagaacaactgattgcccacctcaacaaacAGCCCGCTTCACAATTACAATCTCATGCAGGTTTGGCTTCAtgagcgaaacactccacagaaaacGGCCACATGCTTTCTTCTCGGAAATGTGAGTCCAAGATGGAACAAAGGGGTTGCTGTTGGgtctgtgtttctggacctaaagGAAGGCTTTTTTGATACTGTTACCATCAGATtcctcatcacaaaattgtccgtTTCAACTTTTcccctgatggccttgagatggatgaaacaTACCTTGAataaggcagaactcagtgttgTCACGacgtgagcaatgagctgtcgcccatcctcagctatgatgtgggcgtgccccaagggtcaatactggggcccctcctgggTTCAGCCCTGTTACATTAATGAATCTGCCTTCTTgttgtactgggtctgaagttcaaatgtatgccaGAATGATACAGTGATAATATGtggcatgcaaagagcaaacaacaagctgcacaagaaacTCACTacgtaatggtccaggttacaaagtggctcagtggaCTCCGTGTTTGCATCtcatgtgaaaaaaactgtttgcatgttcctttcacaaagagggcaacagatgctactgagccagatgttaTGTGTCAGGGGAGGAAGCTCCGGTGGTATCCGATTTTTAGTACTCTGGcaatcatacttgattccaacctctcttttaaaaagcatgtgaaaaacaggtattcaaatacaaattcaacctagctaatatTTCCGATTATACGAATTGTTTGGACTACAGAGGTAGCGCAAAACTGTACTTTCAAATCTATGATTGACTCCCCCACTTACATACTGCTTGACTgtttgggcccaagcttgctgttaCACATAAAAACCTATTCAGTCTCGTCTACAacggctctcaaagtgcttggaTAGAAGACCATATAGCCTCATCACTGTTACATCTCAGATAGCATGAGCTCCTTgaagttgggaaaatcttgtgcaatagcACCGaccgcatgtcttgtattcaagatcttAATGGCTCACAGAGAAATCTgcattctctgtgagagcttcgcATGTTCTGGAATACActtgccatcagacacacataactgccgcatcacatatacacactttcacaaaatgcttgaagacaatggcctaaaggtcaatcagatttgtgaacatggtcctaggctgtgtgttgccgcttccatgtctgtttgtctgtaaCTTGTGAGTTGTggaacactttgttgcttttatgaattttgtcttggcTAGCTTTTTGNNNNNNNNNNNNNNNNNNNNNNNNNNNNNNNNNNNNNNNNNNNNNNNNNNNNNNNNNNNNNNNNNNNNNNNNNNNNNNNNNNNNNNNNNNNNNNNNNNNNNNNNNNNNNNNNNNNNNNNNNNNNNNNNNNNNNNNNNNNNNNNNNNNNNNNNNNNNNNNNNNNNNNNNNNNNNNNNNNNNNNNNNNNNNNNNNNNNNNNNNNNNNNNNNNNNNNNNNNNNNNNNNNNNNNNNNNNNNNNNNNNNNNNNNNNNNNNNNGGGAGATTCAAAACCTATGACCTTCTGTTCCTTATCCATGGAATTTGTCCACAGCGCTACTAGGAtgaagctagcatgccatgttttcttTTAACTAATTGCAGTGAccaatttacaatagctattacagCAGGGGGGgaaaatgctattgtttgaggatagtgcacagctacaaaacacttttatcaaggcaactggtttgatacattcacctctgaggtaaataatgtacttacattcagaaATCTTGCTCTGACTTGTCATCCTGAGAGTCCCAGAggtaaaatgtagcatagtttgtttgataaaatacatttttatatcttAGCGTGATCCATGTTGTATACAGCTTTGTGCATGAATTCCAACTCTTTCAACTCGCAACAAAACAATTTATGAAATCTAATCGGCAAAACGTTATTTAACCCAGTCACGTTCGGTTTCTGTGCAATCCTTCTAGACAATCTAGAAGGCAACCAAACTTGTTTCATCATTCTACATTACATATTGGCTACACAacatgtcaattagcccatgaaggtcaaccatcattacgcaccaaTGAGACGAGCAGTGTTCACTTGATTGACTGTGTCTTTATCCAATGACCACCTATCGTTTTGAatcatagctagctaggtagccaatgagctgggattTCCAGTAGTATGTGAACACCTTTTGTACGACAAACGGCCATCATGCTAGAGCTGTGCGCAACAGTGTTCATTCTCAGGTGAAAGCAAACAGGACGCACAGTAGTTTATGTTACGCAGCGGTTCGTTCTCTTCTACAAACTTTTCTCAAAACTGAAAAGGTATAACATGGTTACTACGAGCGGAAAAgctgcagacaacgtcgaattaacaatggtttaataatccaacagggcaggcaatagacaggtcaaggcaggcaggaacCAGTAAACCAGAGGGGGGGCAACGATACTGGaccgcaggcaggctcagggcaggcagagtggtcaggcaggcgggctcttagccaggacaggcaagggtcaaaaccaggaagatgagaaaagagagactgggaaaaacaggagctgagaaacaaaaacgctggttgacttgacaaacaagaagaactggcaaaagacaaacagagaacacaggtataaatacacaggggataacggggaagatgggcaacccatggagggaggtggagacaatcacaaagacaggtgaaacagatcagggtgtgaaaaTTATAGTGGTTGTGTTCCCCATACTCTATATAATATAAATGTTTatagatacactaccgttcaaaagtttggggtcacttagaaatgtccttgttttttaaagaaaagcaaaaaaatttgtccattaaaataatatcaaattgatcagaaatacagtgtagacattgtttatgttgtaaatgactattgtagctggaaacttcagatttttatggaatatctacatacatacagaggcccattatcagcaaacatcactcctgtgttccaatggcacattgtggtagctaatccaagtttagcattttaaaaggctaattgatcattagaaaacccttttgcaagtatgttagcacagctgaaaacagttgttctgatttgaagaagcaataaaactggccttctttcgactagttgagtatcaaaaatctctgaagttggaggcttttatctccctcaacaactttaaacatctgctctccgagcagctaaccgatcgctgcagctgtacatagtccatcggtatatagcccacccaatttacctacctcacccccatactgtttttatttatttacttttctgctcttttgcacaccagtatctctacttgcacatgatcatttgatgatttatcactccagtgttaatctgctaaattgtaattattcgatttattgcctacctcctcatgcctattgcacacattgtatatagattctctttttttctaccatgttattgacttgtttatggtttactccatgtgtaactatgtgttgttgtctgttcacactgctatgctttatcttggccaggtcgcagttgcaaatgagaacttgttctcaactagcttacctggttaaataaaggtgaaaataataataaaattaaataaatctggagcatcagcatttgtgggttcgattacaggctcaaaatggacagaaacaaattcCTTTCTTCTGgatctcgtcagtctattctctttctgagaaatgaaagctctTCCatgtgagaaaatgccaagaaactgaagatctggtacaacgctgtgtactacccccttcacagaacaacgcaaactggctctaaccagaatagaaaaaggagtgggaggccccggtgcacaactgagcaagaggacaagtacattagagtgtctagtttgagaaacagacgcctcacaagtcctcaactggcagctttattaaatagtacccgcaaaacaccagtctcaacgtcaacagtgaagaggcgactccgggatgctggccttctaggcaactCCAAAGAGACCATATTCAAGAACTCCATCCCCCACTCATTCAAACATAAGAACTGGTTCCTCCAGAAAGAGGCATGAAAGCCCATTTCCATCCAAGACCTATACTGTTACATCTCACTGGTCATTGTGGGGCTTGTGAAGTTGAAAAACCTGAAGGACTACTGGAGAAACTCAAGACTCAACCAACTgccttttcccaccactgtcaagtttttttacttcttatggccacaggggcagtattgagtagcttggatgaaaggtgcacagaggtgcccagagtaaacggcctgctcctcagtcatagttgctaatatatgcatattattatttattttcgttattggatagaaaaactcttaaatttctaaaactgtttgaattatgatctgtgagtataacagactcaTATGGAGAGAAAGCTGCGAAGTTCCATTCTTTGATTGTTTATCTGAGGTGGCAAGATTTTCAACCgatctcattgaaattacagcgagatattgatgagttttcttCCATACGGCTTCACTAGATGTAACAGTCAATGAACTTTGTTGATGACTCtaaatgtgaaggggggccaaaGGAGACatatagaaaactctgaagtttcaaatctgtttgaattatgtctgtgagtataagaaTCATCTGGAGGCAaatctgagaagaaatccaaccagagAAGTGAGAAATGATAGGTTGGTCGATATTTATAACTCATGACTATTTGAAAAC
Protein-coding regions in this window:
- the LOC112079311 gene encoding plakophilin-2-like, with the translated sequence RPVGHKRYTPVDLELAPPLSTPVVLAVWLPGERLSPYPSVERSYGTDLMRRYAHSEVARSTRTHAMANGGNYHWGQSLRQTRGPQPLSADHSFLCSSPAIRTDNSPYLMEVHRGARRQTGYGSFNATQRAEGLAWLGQVGRESQKHVGAKWPPSYPTSLVSMEVDMGQKREAVEPEIQQTDVNDVTALKPESKVPELTLERAVNLLGQENEEMQITAASFIQNQCFNSADAKKMVFYLHGIPRLIKLLQSDSEELEPHSGGALTKLVVFESSWNKMRVVLVPCSGLSEGENPKMGMLADPIDNLYNATGCLRNISSAGPEGRKAMRQCENLIDSLVYYIRGTIADYKPDDKSTENCVCILHNLSYQVELPQKYASELHESRLNLAPKTKTPGCFGSRSAKIIQRLEPKRPLLEEKGSPCGMEWLWSAITVRMYLSIMARSIRPYTQEAAIGALQNITAGNGLVSQAIAHTTL